The genome window TTATAACAAGTCGTTTTAAAGAATTATAAACTGGGCTGGGCATGGGTTTcattaatattcatatataatatttgtatatatagttTTTACTGTGTACATGTGTCCAGTAAAAATGATATCTATACCTGTCCGTTTAGGAATGTTCACAATGTTaaagttttgaaatatataattatccaTAAACTTTAATTTCACATCTTCCGACATAAAGTGCAAAAAATCCCCTTACACCAATATTTAAAACCGTTAATCTGACTGTTATCATACAAATACCTGAAATATAGTATCATTCAACATGCTACAGTATACGAAATCCCAGAAGTAATTACCTTTAGCATCTCTTCTGGGTCTTCATTGTACAACATATGTATTAGACGGGCAACAGAATTTTGTTCCTCCTTAAAATCTTCCTCATCCAGCTAATGATAGTACATGGAAAGATTATAGACATTAGATGCAtcaaatgaagcaacaagaaaAGTAATTGTAGATCTTAAAGATCGCTAGTTATCACTTCTCATTCATCTATATCGATAGAACACTTGAACAAAGTTCAGAACTAAATGCAACTTGAGAAACATTGACAAACCTCATCAACGGGAGTCCCATCAAGATCCTTTATAAGTCCTCTTATCAACTCAAACAATACGTCAACCTGCAAAAGGATACAAACTGATAAAATTACAGATTCATTCAAACATACATGAGGAAGAAAAACTATACTTGAGTACGAGGACTTGGACCTTATCAGAAGTGGAAACACATGTGTTGTTCTTCATTATGCTTTGAATAATAACCATCGCCATTACTTTATTTGTACTACTGTCGAGGTGGTCCATAACACGAGGATAATTAGAAAGCGTCAAGGCTGTGGCAATATCATTGTATTTCTCTAATGGAGCACTTAAAAGAGTAACAACTTGTTTTGTTGCTCTGCTATCTTCAAGCTTTGGTTTGCCAGAAAGTTTTTGGACGCATGCTCCCTGTCAATAAACAGAAGAAAAATAATGATCATGAGAAAAAGCCCTTGTAAAGAACATATTTTCATATTGTCACGTTTACTAGTCTTCCTGGACTTTGAAGCACATATTTGTTAACATCTGTAAACAAAGCTGTGGCAGCTACTGCATCTATGGTAATGTGTGGCGCATGACCTAAAGACATCATTTAAGGAGACAGAATGTGTAGACCATGGGGGCACCCCACAGCCATATGGATGCCGTGACAAATATTTAACCATGATATTTTAACATCAGAATATAGCACGAAAGAAATATACCAGCACATGATCAACGTAATCGAGTCGTTCAGGATGAACACGTAGGCTAAATGTAAGGAGACAGACATACAAAGTGATGACTCCGACAATCGGCATGTCAATTTGCGCTTCTATCACCTGTCATTGAtgagaaattataataaatccaTGCATTGACAATAGAAGACAAATAAAGAGAATGTTACTAGGTAACAAGTAAGAAAATAATTATCTGTGCATGTAGTATATGTACACGCAAACAAGTATATGAGAAGAGAGTTGAACAAATCTGGAAATTGTATATGAATCAACTTAGGAAATGGTAACAGCAGAAAGATGGCAAACACCTTAGCAATTATACATACGGAAATACACAAGTAAGATTGATAATGTATGATAACATCATCCGATACTAAGGACATTAATGTGCAGTGGAACAAGAAGCAAATACACTATGCAACACCTGAAGGAAGCTTAAAACtttaaaacattaatttaaATATCGAAGAGTTAAAAAGGACGCCAATTGTAATAAGATATTTTTACTAAAATCTGTCCAAAAGCCTGTATAAAGTTTATGCAATCTAATTGTTTAAGCCAGTAAAAACTTCAAGCCCCAACTGATTATCCTCCCACATCACAGTTCCATGCACGTATATTATTCTTAGTAGATTGGCATAAATTGGGTCAGTAAGATACTTAATGAACAATGAAAATTACCTTGCCAATGGCCCCACTTAATTTATTAAATGCCTCAACTTGTAGGAAGTCGGGCAGTACCTGCAAATAAATCTCAAATCAATCAACTCTGCGAAGCATGATTAACAAAATAGCATGCATacaacttacttctgggcttGACGATGCATAGTTTGACAGTCTCTCCATTAATCGTGATAAGACTGTCTTGATATCAACTGTTGCCTGAAAATAAAGTGATAAGGATAAATATTAGATGTTTCCCCCTGTTCTGCCTACAAAGGTAAAGATAAGAACTCATAGGCTCCATATGTATTCAGCAGTCTCAAGGAATCACATGTGTATAATATACATGAGAAAGaaagatattaatattgaaaatatatcCATCCATTGACGTATCACACAGACTACCAGGTTTACAAACTATTGAGCATACACCAATGTGTATCCAGCAACTACAACTTTCAAATTTTGAGGGAAACGTTACATGTAATGGACAGCAGAAAGAcaccatattggatggtgttttaAAACAACATTTCTCTTAATTTTCCAGTCGATATGTACAAATTTGATATAAGTTATACTGTATGATTTATATTAAACATATTATCACCATAATTATTGGAGATTGAATGGTCACTGCACAAGAAATGTCTTCTAGAAGGATAGAAGGTCCAAGGACAgcattgaaaataaataaattatttggctACGAGAACAagtattaacaaaataaattatatatcgcATATATGGTTCACATAAGTTAGTTGGGTTACACCagatcaaaacaaaaaaaaaaaacgattaACATATATCACTACTTCAAAAGTTCAAACtatttaaaatgtaaaataatgCCCCAGACAGGCAGGAAAAGCAATGGTAGCTGCAGCAAACAGTGATAATAAACATCCCGTTCAACTACAATAATAATCTCATGATTCAGAAAGAAAGTTGCCAAGCCTAGTACCAGTTTAACATAAAGTTTCAAgttaaacaaaaatatacagGGTAACCCATATGcaaaatattatacttatttcTAGCGTTGCAAGGTAGATTATGCACCTGAAGTTGCGGGAAAGCACCTAATAATGTCTCGAGAGTCTGCAAGTGGTACTCATCGGGGAATACCTGAATTATGCAGTCCATCAAATAATATTGCGCAAGCTCATCCTTGCAGTTTACCACctgacaaaaatatttatatttcatgttAACTGAAAATTTAGACATGCACGATATATTGAAGGGGCCAAATAATCAAACCTGCTCCAACACTCTTGGAAGAACAGTGTCTCTGTACATTTCAAGATCAACGCCCTCTATCTGGCTGAGAAGATGCAAATTTTTTCCAACCTAGTATTTCAAAAGGATCATATAgatttcatatcaattattcCACCATAAGAAATGTAAGAAGATGCCTGAGGGTATTGATATTACTAGATCACAGAGCTCGCTCCTTTCCTTCTCCATCTTCTCTTTTATCCTGGGAGGTCCCTGCAGACCACAAAGTCCGAAAGAAGGCCTCAACTCAGGATCACCATAATGAATGTATCACAAGAACTAATACACCTGCATGGCCAAAAATCATGTCCTCATGATTCATTTCAGATTTGTGGCAATGCAAGTACCTAAGTTAGGTAACCTAACCCATGCTTGTTTCACGATAGCATGTATAAGCATTATACGGCTATACCACAAACCTGATGGTGCATTCGGACCCAGAGCTTATTCATCTCAGCAAAGTTCTGTAGCACAAACTCTACAGCATCCATGACAGAGTCTTCGCCTCTGCAGCAAGACAGTGGAATATCCCCTTTGTTATTAGTCATGTGCAGTAGGTACTATAATTGGTTCTGGTAGTAAGTTTCCAGCCTATAGAAGAAGCCCTAAACACAAATTATTTTACCAAAAAGGTAGAATAACATAATAGCCTGGTTCGTGTTTAGAACACTGATTTATATTTGCTCTATTTCCATCTTAAGAAGAAAGAAGGGTTTTACTAACAGCATTATGGGGCTTAGTTGGAGGGAAGTAAATAAGAAGGCATGAATGGCATAAAAAAGGTACATTGAGGATATTTTGAggagaattttaaaactgtcgacattaaacaatttttaaattttcacgtATATTCCATTTTAGGTCTAGTGATACATTCATTCAAGTTCCATTTAAATGTCTAGTTGCTACCCATAAAGACAAATTCTTGTCCTTGAATAAACAATTAATTCAATTAACAACAAGAAAGGAGCAATGAAAAGCAAGAATCTGTTGCCTTACCCTTCATACTGACAACCAATCTCTGCCAACTTATCTTTGCTAACTTGAGAAAGGTAACTCCTTAAAAAGAGACCGCGTATGGGATGTTGAATACCACGGCACATCTCCACGAGATCTTTAAGAACATCTTTAGCAGAAACATCCTTTGACTTGATGTAAACGGATCCTACTGTGCATAGTAGATACCTAACATAAGACCATTAGTAAAAATTATAAGCCAATATATGTCATGATAACATGCATGAAGTTTATCAGGAAGCACTTCTGTAAGAAGACACAAGCACAAATGAAAAGTACAAGCTATCAAGTAACTGAactcttataaattttaaactatatagacactaatcatatttaaattatgaaagTTCAGCAGGAAACGGGCACCATATCTATTAGTAAATACATCTAAATTAACCAAAGGCGGGCCTTGGCAAATAACTAATACATGAAATGAAAGTTGCATCTTAACAGTGGGTTTGCTCAGGTCATCTAACTTTAtggttaattttaaaattagaccATCTTCAATGCATTATACTATCGATAGAATCGATTCCCAGAAGACAATATTCTTATAAATTCTCAAAAAGTGATTCTGTTGTTCGGATATGATAGGATATACATCAAACATGAATGGAAGaaatttgttttgttattaAACAATAGTATATACTGGATTTATAAAaagacaccaaatttggtgcaagtatttataaaaagacaccaaatttggtgcaAGTCTACTTGCACCAAATTCAGTTTGACGCTATGCAATTGGTGTAACTTCTACACTATTACAGTGAGCATTGGAATTGGTTTTACCCCCAAAATAGTGAAGAACTTACACTATTATAGTGTTTCAGTGTTgaattggagatgctctaagtttaATCTTGACTCGGTTTATAGTTAGTGTTAGACATAGCAAGTAACAACTTGGAGCTTAAGAGGCTTactaaattcataatttaaggTTCAGCTGACAAAAATGGAACAGTTAAGTAAGCAAGGAAAAGGAACTCCGTAGTTCCTACGAATTTGATTCTACAAAGAAACAAATGCAGTAACAAGAAATACATTGTTTCTTACTTGCGCTGCTAACTCGATACAACACTATTGATTACAGCATATAACTGAGTCGACTTGTTGTGGATGTAGTGATGTACACATATCAGCATTCGGAGAGCATATACAGCAGTAGCAGAGAAGTTATTAACTTACAGTCTAGGCAAAATGTTTCCGGCATGTTGAACAAGTTCATACAAGTCAACAACAGAACAACCATGCCGATCTTCCTCTTTGAAAAACACTTCCAGCTTTCGTAACTCATCGAAAGCACGCATATCTAATCAATCACAAAAACACTACATAACTAACAAATTCCAATCAAAACACAACAGAAACGAATCGAGATCACATGAAACAATGATTACAGAGCTGGTAGTATTTGTGCGGAGAAAGGCGCGAAGTACGAAGCTCCGATAAGAAGAGAGCGGAGAATTTGAGTGCTTCTCTGAGATTATTGGAGTCCTGTAAACAATTGAATTGAGAAGAGATTAGGGTTTGAAATAAGTTGGAAATTGATTGAATAATCATGATTAATAAATTACCAAGGCGCGGTGCATATAGAAGGCGTTGTGTTGAATGGCGGCAATGCCTTCTGCGAGCCATTTCTCTTCGTCTTCGAATGCTCCTCCCCCTGTTATCATTTTTGTCAACTCTCTTCTTTCTCTATTGTTTCTGTACCACTGTCAAGTGTGTTGGTGTTATAAAACATGCCCAAATTTGTGttctttccttctttttttttactgTGTTATATTTTATGCCCGGGGAGAAAATGTTAATTATTTCGTCTTTTTAAGGGTAGTTTACCCTCTGGAcatgttaaataatataaaaaatgtaaataaatgGGAGAGAAGacgataatatataataatctcACAACATTATTTGACAAAAGTTAATgctgatttattatatttgtttatatgaaATTGAGCAAATTATTGTAATTTCAGTATATTGTTGAATTGTCATATATGAAGTGTTTActagttttaatttatatattgtgtTGACTAGTTATTGATTTCTTGTAAAATCTGCGTTCTTTGCAATACATATTGGCAGCCACACTACCAAAATGGTTTGTTTTATGGCAATCTAGTGTTATACCGTATTAGTAGCATTAAGATTcttattattttgtttcaaaagAAAAATGAGCTTTTATACAATGCTGATTATTGGCATCGGATTGAGCAAGCAATAATATTTAAGCAAAACAGTTTTATCATCAGAAAATTGTAGACTCAATACTTAGAAAAGTAATAGGCCATTTACCAACGCAAATCAAAGGAAAAAAATGGTCTTAAGGTGCTATTACAACAATTCTTATAAATGTTCAAAAGGTACAGCATAAGGACTTGCATCTCACTCAGCCTCTTTCAAGATTTTTAAAAAGGTACAGTATATGGCAGCGCATATATCTTAGCCTCTTCCAAATATTGGGCACGAGGACATAGAGGATACTGCGTGGAGGCGGTCGAGCTGCCAGAAGGCCCAGAACAGGTAACACTGCTATTGACTGGGAGTTGTTTCTCCACATTCCTCTGCTTTACCACTGTGTCCGAAGTCTTGCCTCCAAAGAGCCAATCTTCATCATCCTTTTCGACAACCTCAGTTGGTACAGCCATTTGATATAGACTTTGAATTAGGTTGTCATACTTCAAAATCTTTTTCTGCATTTTCTTATCTCCTGATGTGGAGCATGAGCCTGGAACATTGAAAGATGTTTGTGTGTGACCTTGAGCAAAGTCATTCACATTTCCAGACGTAGA of Daucus carota subsp. sativus chromosome 3, DH1 v3.0, whole genome shotgun sequence contains these proteins:
- the LOC108214923 gene encoding vacuolar protein sorting-associated protein 35B isoform X2, which encodes MEKERSELCDLVGKNLHLLSQIEGVDLEMYRDTVLPRVLEQVVNCKDELAQYYLMDCIIQVFPDEYHLQTLETLLGAFPQLQATVDIKTVLSRLMERLSNYASSSPEVLPDFLQVEAFNKLSGAIGKVIEAQIDMPIVGVITLYVCLLTFSLRVHPERLDYVDHVLGACVQKLSGKPKLEDSRATKQVVTLLSAPLEKYNDIATALTLSNYPRVMDHLDSSTNKVMAMVIIQSIMKNNTCVSTSDKVDVLFELIRGLIKDLDGTPVDELDEEDFKEEQNSVARLIHMLYNEDPEEMLKIIVTVKNHIMTGGPKRLPYTVPPLVFTALKLVRKLQYQDGDVTGEEVPATPKNIFQLLNQTIETLLSVPSPELALRLYLHCAEAASDCELEPLAYELFTQAFVLYEEEVADSKAQVTAIHLIIGTLQRINVFGVENRDTLTHKATGYSAKLLKKPDQCRAVYACSHLFWVDNPDGIKDGERVILCLKRSLRIANAAQQMANATRGSSGPVTLFVEILNKYLYFFEKGNPHITSAAIQDLVELIKTEMQSDTTASDPATNAYFASTLRYIQFQKQKGGVMGEKFDAVKV
- the LOC108214923 gene encoding vacuolar protein sorting-associated protein 35B isoform X1 gives rise to the protein MITGGGAFEDEEKWLAEGIAAIQHNAFYMHRALDSNNLREALKFSALFLSELRTSRLSPHKYYQLYMRAFDELRKLEVFFKEEDRHGCSVVDLYELVQHAGNILPRLYLLCTVGSVYIKSKDVSAKDVLKDLVEMCRGIQHPIRGLFLRSYLSQVSKDKLAEIGCQYEGGEDSVMDAVEFVLQNFAEMNKLWVRMHHQGPPRIKEKMEKERSELCDLVGKNLHLLSQIEGVDLEMYRDTVLPRVLEQVVNCKDELAQYYLMDCIIQVFPDEYHLQTLETLLGAFPQLQATVDIKTVLSRLMERLSNYASSSPEVLPDFLQVEAFNKLSGAIGKVIEAQIDMPIVGVITLYVCLLTFSLRVHPERLDYVDHVLGACVQKLSGKPKLEDSRATKQVVTLLSAPLEKYNDIATALTLSNYPRVMDHLDSSTNKVMAMVIIQSIMKNNTCVSTSDKVDVLFELIRGLIKDLDGTPVDELDEEDFKEEQNSVARLIHMLYNEDPEEMLKIIVTVKNHIMTGGPKRLPYTVPPLVFTALKLVRKLQYQDGDVTGEEVPATPKNIFQLLNQTIETLLSVPSPELALRLYLHCAEAASDCELEPLAYELFTQAFVLYEEEVADSKAQVTAIHLIIGTLQRINVFGVENRDTLTHKATGYSAKLLKKPDQCRAVYACSHLFWVDNPDGIKDGERVILCLKRSLRIANAAQQMANATRGSSGPVTLFVEILNKYLYFFEKGNPHITSAAIQDLVELIKTEMQSDTTASDPATNAYFASTLRYIQFQKQKGGVMGEKFDAVKV